One Sphingopyxis macrogoltabida genomic region harbors:
- a CDS encoding zinc-binding dehydrogenase produces the protein MKAMVLDGGTLALTDIAEPVPGAGQLLTRPLVCGVCGSDLHAKDHSDHLCNLLHRAGFRGFMDPAKPVVMGHEYCCEVLEASNGFERGQRVVAQPFIAGPDGVELIGYSNRFNGAFAEQMLLQADTAFAVPDHVPTDIAALTEPLSVAVHAVAESGADASCAFAVFGCGPVGLFVIRRLKARGFGPVLAIEPNAARREMAARLGADAVLAPGDAAGEGWWNDLGLPLGLSDAMARAPELKKRERAILFDCVGKPGMLMAIGAAAPVGATITVVGTCMETDPIEPAFFLQKALQLRFVFAYSPADFADAFAMISADPDSLAPMVTGTVGLADVDRAFASLSGGGSDIKLMVTPT, from the coding sequence ATGAAGGCCATGGTCCTCGATGGCGGCACGCTCGCCCTGACCGATATCGCCGAGCCGGTGCCCGGCGCCGGGCAATTGCTGACCCGGCCGCTGGTGTGCGGTGTGTGCGGCAGTGACCTGCATGCCAAGGATCATAGCGATCATCTGTGCAACCTGCTCCACCGTGCGGGTTTTCGCGGCTTCATGGACCCCGCGAAGCCGGTCGTGATGGGGCATGAATATTGCTGCGAGGTCCTCGAAGCCTCGAACGGGTTCGAGCGCGGCCAGCGTGTCGTTGCGCAGCCGTTCATCGCCGGGCCGGACGGCGTCGAACTGATCGGCTATTCGAACCGCTTCAACGGCGCTTTTGCCGAACAGATGCTGCTCCAGGCCGATACGGCCTTCGCGGTGCCCGATCATGTGCCGACCGATATCGCGGCGCTGACCGAACCGCTCTCGGTTGCCGTCCACGCGGTTGCCGAAAGCGGCGCCGATGCGAGCTGTGCCTTTGCCGTCTTCGGTTGCGGCCCGGTGGGATTGTTCGTGATCAGGCGGCTGAAGGCACGCGGCTTCGGGCCGGTGCTCGCGATCGAACCCAATGCGGCGCGGCGCGAGATGGCGGCGCGGCTGGGTGCCGACGCCGTGCTCGCGCCCGGCGATGCGGCGGGCGAGGGGTGGTGGAACGACCTTGGCCTGCCGCTTGGCCTGTCGGATGCGATGGCGCGGGCACCCGAGCTGAAGAAGCGCGAGCGGGCGATCCTGTTCGACTGCGTTGGCAAGCCCGGCATGCTGATGGCGATCGGCGCGGCGGCGCCGGTCGGTGCGACGATCACCGTGGTCGGCACCTGTATGGAAACCGATCCGATCGAGCCTGCCTTCTTCCTGCAAAAGGCGCTGCAACTGCGTTTCGTCTTTGCCTATTCGCCCGCCGATTTCGCCGATGCCTTTGCAATGATCTCGGCCGATCCCGACAGCCTCGCGCCGATGGTCACTGGAACGGTCGGCCTTGCCGACGTCGATCGCGCCTTCGCATCGCTGTCGGGGGGCGGGTCCGACATCAAGCTGATGGTGACCCCGACATGA
- a CDS encoding helix-turn-helix domain-containing protein, with translation MLVSRDIAARADQMIASCGLDSLSIFFSAQSQGATDLTYLFHHGVSEEAQHAYKDGRVFEEDPFTRVIDRTDRCGRMIRWGEDRLDRVADGATEYRQFINCHSVDVVGAWVQQVLPDFYLLIGAHCHPDGHRKSDVAHGLLERESAAISQMVVSQLFEEILAGTGGRGTLQAALSDSGPAAGGVAAKLSSRELQIAQLIGAGKQNKQVAFIAGISEFTVENHLRRIYRKLDVHNRAAMTAKIFGSH, from the coding sequence ATGCTGGTTTCACGCGATATTGCGGCCCGGGCCGACCAGATGATCGCATCGTGCGGTCTCGACAGTCTGTCGATCTTCTTTTCGGCGCAGTCACAGGGTGCGACCGACCTGACCTATTTGTTCCACCATGGCGTCTCCGAAGAGGCGCAGCATGCGTACAAGGACGGCCGGGTGTTCGAGGAAGACCCCTTCACACGGGTGATCGATCGCACCGACCGCTGCGGCCGGATGATCCGCTGGGGCGAGGACCGGCTCGACCGCGTCGCCGACGGTGCGACCGAATATCGCCAGTTCATCAACTGCCATTCGGTCGATGTCGTCGGCGCGTGGGTGCAGCAGGTGCTGCCCGATTTCTACCTGCTGATCGGCGCACATTGCCACCCGGACGGGCACCGCAAATCGGACGTCGCGCACGGGTTGCTCGAACGGGAAAGCGCGGCGATTTCGCAGATGGTGGTCAGCCAGTTGTTCGAGGAGATCCTGGCGGGTACCGGGGGCCGCGGCACGTTGCAGGCGGCGCTCTCCGACAGCGGACCCGCCGCCGGCGGGGTCGCGGCGAAACTGTCGTCGCGCGAGTTGCAGATCGCCCAGCTCATCGGTGCGGGAAAGCAGAACAAGCAGGTCGCCTTCATCGCCGGCATCTCCGAATTCACCGTCGAAAACCATTTGCGGCGCATCTATCGCAAGCTGGATGTCCATAATCGCGCAGCGATGACCGCCAAGATTTTCGGCAGTCATTAG
- a CDS encoding phosphotransferase family protein codes for MKALTEADMTAYLQARFPDWRDVRIDGLHRLPLGASRETYRFDLSYADAEGPHRDRLILRRDPPVSNVDSDRHHEYSSYRAIHGHGIPVPRMILLEEDPGPMGGAISIAEDLRGYHNSEYQLQEPDWQDKLPHIAEQMWGTMGRLAAVPVEKLDLEFMVPATPESTAMQELDFWEATLDKNDVGPEPVTRAAIRWLRRNPPPPAQKLAMVHGDFRAGNFLYDDGGNLVAVLDWEMAHRGDPLEDLAWSLARVFSFGKDERRSGIAPREDAIRIWEAASGLNADPEALHWWELLNCVKGQGIWNSCAHAWTTTSGEREVIHAYAAWWLRNAQDRAILELMGHL; via the coding sequence ATGAAAGCGCTGACCGAAGCCGATATGACCGCCTATCTGCAGGCGCGCTTTCCGGATTGGCGCGATGTGCGGATTGACGGGCTGCACCGGCTGCCGCTCGGCGCTTCGCGCGAGACCTACCGGTTCGACCTTTCCTATGCGGATGCCGAGGGGCCCCACCGCGACCGGCTGATCCTGCGCCGCGACCCGCCGGTCAGCAACGTCGATAGCGACCGCCACCACGAATATAGTTCGTACCGCGCGATCCATGGCCATGGCATTCCGGTGCCGCGGATGATCTTGCTCGAGGAAGACCCCGGCCCGATGGGCGGCGCGATCTCGATCGCCGAGGATCTGCGCGGTTATCACAACAGCGAATATCAGCTTCAGGAACCGGATTGGCAGGACAAGCTGCCGCATATCGCCGAGCAGATGTGGGGCACGATGGGGCGCCTCGCCGCGGTGCCGGTCGAAAAACTCGATCTGGAGTTCATGGTCCCCGCGACGCCCGAGAGCACGGCGATGCAGGAACTCGATTTCTGGGAAGCGACGCTCGACAAGAATGACGTCGGCCCCGAACCGGTCACCCGCGCCGCGATCCGCTGGCTGCGCCGCAACCCGCCGCCGCCGGCGCAGAAGCTGGCGATGGTGCATGGCGATTTCCGCGCCGGGAATTTCCTTTACGACGACGGCGGCAATCTGGTCGCGGTGCTCGACTGGGAAATGGCGCATCGCGGCGATCCCTTGGAGGATCTCGCGTGGAGCCTCGCGCGCGTCTTTTCCTTTGGCAAGGACGAGCGGCGCAGCGGCATCGCGCCGCGCGAGGATGCGATCCGCATCTGGGAGGCGGCGAGCGGGCTCAACGCCGATCCCGAGGCCTTGCACTGGTGGGAGTTGCTCAATTGCGTGAAGGGGCAGGGCATCTGGAATAGCTGCGCCCACGCGTGGACGACGACGAGCGGCGAGCGCGAGGTGATCCATGCCTATGCCGCCTGGTGGCTGCGCAATGCGCAGGACCGCGCGATACTCGAACTGATGGGGCATTTATGA